A part of Marinomonas rhizomae genomic DNA contains:
- a CDS encoding ATP-binding cassette domain-containing protein translates to MSEYALELTNLSRHFHLKNGAFKEPTLLKAVDGISLRIRPGETLGLVGESGCGKSTLAKMILGLLEPTDGDVLINDKMRGASSRLSMSRQLQPIFQDPYSSLNPRKTIEQIIRLPLQLHKIGDAKSQQKAVKDISDLVGLPERLLKNYPGQLSGGQRQRVAIARALILKPNILVCDEPTSALDVSVQAQILNLLMDLKKELGLTYLFISHNLGVVEHLVDRVAVMYRGKIVEQGTREGIFQNAQHPYTQALLSSVLTPEPALGLPDVLDSSAWDRAS, encoded by the coding sequence ATGTCAGAATACGCTTTGGAATTAACGAACTTGTCGCGTCATTTTCATCTTAAAAATGGCGCTTTTAAAGAGCCAACATTACTAAAAGCAGTGGACGGTATTTCATTGCGCATTCGTCCCGGTGAGACTTTAGGTTTGGTGGGAGAATCTGGCTGTGGCAAAAGCACCTTGGCAAAAATGATTCTAGGTTTGTTAGAGCCAACCGATGGTGATGTGTTGATTAATGACAAGATGCGCGGTGCTAGTTCTCGCTTATCTATGTCTCGTCAGCTGCAACCGATTTTTCAAGATCCTTATTCATCTTTGAACCCACGTAAAACCATCGAACAAATTATTCGTTTACCCTTGCAGCTGCATAAAATTGGTGACGCTAAGAGTCAGCAAAAAGCGGTGAAAGACATCAGCGATTTGGTGGGCTTACCTGAACGTTTGTTAAAAAATTATCCGGGTCAATTGTCAGGAGGCCAGCGTCAACGAGTTGCTATTGCGCGTGCTTTGATTCTTAAACCTAACATCTTGGTGTGTGATGAGCCTACGTCGGCGCTGGATGTGTCTGTACAGGCGCAAATTCTTAACCTCTTGATGGATTTGAAGAAAGAGCTAGGGCTGACATATTTATTTATCAGTCATAACCTTGGCGTAGTGGAACATTTAGTGGATCGCGTGGCGGTGATGTATCGCGGCAAAATTGTCGAGCAGGGCACCCGAGAAGGGATTTTTCAAAATGCTCAACATCCTTATACACAAGCTTTGTTGTCATCTGTTTTGACCCCAGAGCCGGCTTTGGGATTGCCTGATGTGTTGGATTCTAGTGCGTGGGATAGGGCTTCTTAA
- a CDS encoding M20 family metallopeptidase — MSRQSTIQGAEFYFDSGAFFTALEQRVSVHSESQNHDAFDQLHAYLQNIIIPELASLGFQSRIVANPVTEPNQPGSWPFLIAERIEDPALLTLLTYGHGDVVRGYDDQWKTGLSPWKVVVDGDRWYGRGTADNKGQHTINFAALKQVIEAKEGQLGFNVKVIVEMGEEAGSPGLAELCQLHKEELAADLFIASDGPRLSAEHPTIFLGSRGGFNFDLKVLLRDGAHHSGNWGGLLSNAGTRLAHAWASMVDAKGKILVKGLLPARLPESVRVALKDIPVGEGANSPAIDSNWGEPGLTSAERVFAWNTLEMLACKTGNPDMPVNAIPGYASAHCQLRFVVESDSQNFLKHIRDHLDLHGFSDVEVTDSGHTMEATRLDPEDPWVGWALGSLAKTTGKKPVLLPNLGGSLPNDVFANILNLPTVWVPHSYPACSQHAPNEHVLASVCREALQIMTGLFWDLSEQGATIQAAR, encoded by the coding sequence ATGAGTCGCCAATCTACTATTCAGGGAGCGGAGTTTTATTTCGATTCTGGTGCATTTTTTACGGCATTAGAACAGCGCGTTAGCGTTCACAGTGAAAGTCAAAATCACGATGCGTTTGATCAGTTACATGCATATTTACAAAACATTATTATACCGGAATTGGCTTCTTTAGGCTTTCAATCACGCATTGTGGCGAATCCTGTGACCGAACCAAACCAACCGGGGTCTTGGCCATTTTTGATTGCGGAACGAATCGAAGATCCAGCGCTATTAACGTTACTGACTTATGGTCACGGGGATGTAGTGCGCGGTTATGATGATCAATGGAAAACAGGATTGTCACCATGGAAGGTCGTGGTAGATGGCGACCGTTGGTATGGACGTGGGACGGCGGATAATAAAGGTCAGCACACCATTAACTTTGCGGCACTGAAGCAGGTGATAGAGGCGAAAGAAGGCCAGTTAGGCTTTAACGTCAAGGTGATTGTAGAAATGGGTGAAGAAGCTGGATCACCCGGATTGGCCGAGCTTTGTCAGCTTCATAAAGAGGAACTGGCAGCGGATTTGTTTATTGCCTCCGATGGCCCAAGGCTGAGTGCTGAGCATCCGACTATTTTCCTCGGTTCCCGTGGTGGCTTTAATTTTGATCTGAAAGTGTTGTTGCGCGATGGAGCGCATCATTCTGGTAATTGGGGCGGATTATTGAGTAACGCTGGCACACGTTTGGCCCATGCTTGGGCGTCTATGGTGGATGCTAAAGGCAAGATTTTAGTCAAAGGGTTGTTGCCAGCGCGTTTACCTGAGTCGGTTCGAGTTGCTTTAAAAGATATTCCCGTGGGGGAAGGCGCGAACAGCCCTGCTATTGATTCTAACTGGGGAGAGCCAGGTTTAACCTCAGCAGAGCGGGTTTTTGCATGGAATACCTTGGAAATGCTGGCCTGTAAAACCGGCAATCCAGATATGCCGGTGAATGCTATTCCCGGTTACGCCAGCGCCCATTGTCAGCTGCGTTTTGTGGTTGAAAGCGACAGCCAAAACTTCTTAAAACACATTCGAGATCATTTGGATCTACATGGTTTTAGTGATGTTGAAGTCACTGATAGCGGCCATACGATGGAGGCGACACGCCTTGATCCAGAAGATCCTTGGGTGGGTTGGGCTTTGGGTTCTCTTGCGAAAACAACGGGAAAGAAACCAGTGTTATTGCCTAATCTAGGTGGCTCATTACCAAATGATGTGTTTGCTAATATTCTCAATTTACCCACCGTTTGGGTGCCACATTCTTACCCTGCGTGCAGTCAACATGCGCCAAATGAACATGTTTTAGCATCCGTATGTCGTGAAGCTTTGCAGATTATGACGGGGCTTTTTTGGGATTTATCAGAACAAGGCGCCACGATTCAGGCAGCACGTTAA
- a CDS encoding antibiotic biosynthesis monooxygenase, producing MFIAVYEFEIKEGTEVSFRAAWLEVTKAIYKNCGSFGSRLHTSDKSNVLVGYAQWPSREQWEKISDLDDESYQRARKEMRNCLAKSKTVYELDVCDDYLQTSLAS from the coding sequence ATGTTTATTGCGGTTTATGAGTTTGAAATCAAAGAAGGCACGGAAGTTTCTTTTCGTGCGGCATGGCTTGAAGTGACAAAAGCGATTTATAAGAACTGTGGCAGTTTTGGTTCAAGGTTGCATACGTCCGATAAATCCAATGTTTTGGTGGGCTATGCGCAATGGCCAAGCCGAGAGCAATGGGAAAAAATTAGCGACCTTGATGACGAGAGTTACCAACGTGCCCGTAAAGAAATGCGAAATTGTTTAGCTAAGTCGAAAACGGTTTATGAGCTAGATGTCTGTGATGATTACCTGCAAACCTCTTTGGCATCGTAG
- a CDS encoding asparaginase: protein MQHASLSVHVTRGGIVESEHSIKAVIVSSTGTIVESWGDVDALVYPRSAIKAMQALAFIEMGGAERFGFSNDEISICCASHNGEPEHVATVQSMLDKLASSEADFECGCHWPMRAEAGYVLAGEGKEPNQLHNNCSGKHAGMLGLAKLLGVSSEGYIGIDHPVQQKIAGTMADMCEYDYSTAPWSPDGCSAPTWAMPLTNLALAFAKFASPDSLSTERQKACKTLYDAVVEYPFMVAGTARYCTDMMRILQKRVFLKVGAEGVYVAAIPELKLAIALKCEDGAVRAAESVMTALLDHVGITTFVADNIMQKYRSVTLKNWEKRTTGTIVCQI, encoded by the coding sequence ATGCAGCATGCATCTCTTTCCGTGCATGTAACACGCGGCGGTATCGTTGAAAGTGAACACAGTATTAAAGCGGTTATTGTTTCTAGCACAGGTACAATCGTTGAATCTTGGGGCGATGTAGATGCCTTGGTTTATCCTCGCAGTGCGATTAAAGCAATGCAGGCGTTGGCTTTTATTGAGATGGGAGGGGCGGAACGTTTTGGGTTCAGTAACGATGAAATTTCCATTTGTTGTGCGTCTCATAATGGCGAACCAGAACATGTAGCAACTGTACAAAGTATGCTGGATAAACTGGCGTCGTCTGAGGCGGATTTTGAATGTGGTTGTCATTGGCCCATGCGTGCTGAAGCGGGTTATGTGCTAGCCGGTGAAGGAAAAGAGCCAAATCAGCTACATAACAACTGCTCTGGAAAGCACGCGGGAATGCTGGGGTTGGCGAAGTTGCTTGGTGTTTCATCAGAAGGCTACATTGGTATTGATCACCCTGTGCAGCAGAAGATTGCCGGTACCATGGCGGATATGTGTGAGTACGATTACAGCACAGCACCTTGGTCCCCAGACGGTTGCTCCGCACCTACATGGGCTATGCCGCTAACGAATCTTGCTTTAGCATTTGCTAAGTTTGCTAGTCCTGATAGCTTATCAACAGAGCGCCAGAAAGCCTGTAAAACCTTATATGACGCAGTAGTTGAGTATCCTTTTATGGTGGCTGGGACGGCGCGTTACTGTACCGATATGATGAGAATTTTACAGAAGCGCGTCTTTCTAAAAGTGGGTGCGGAAGGTGTTTATGTTGCAGCGATTCCAGAATTGAAGCTTGCCATAGCGCTAAAGTGTGAAGATGGCGCCGTTCGAGCAGCGGAATCTGTGATGACCGCATTATTGGATCATGTGGGTATTACCACCTTCGTTGCGGATAACATCATGCAAAAATACCGCTCTGTTACGTTGAAAAATTGGGAAAAGCGCACAACAGGTACGATTGTTTGCCAAATCTGA
- a CDS encoding Lrp/AsnC family transcriptional regulator, with the protein MELDKIDRKILVILQRNNRIANVELAEEVGLSPPACHKRVKRLRDDNIIVGDVAIVNPELSGNKLTLLVSVEMERDRKDVYDAFKRVVSKAPEVRHCYQITGGYDFMMVVTVPDIQAFESFVDRVLHTEANIRKFQTSVSLRTVKSSTEVHLKE; encoded by the coding sequence ATGGAATTAGACAAAATAGACCGAAAAATTCTAGTCATCTTGCAGCGTAATAATCGCATCGCAAATGTTGAACTGGCCGAAGAAGTAGGACTATCGCCACCAGCTTGCCACAAAAGGGTAAAACGCCTGAGAGATGACAACATCATCGTCGGTGACGTTGCTATTGTGAACCCCGAATTAAGTGGCAATAAATTGACTCTTCTAGTATCAGTAGAAATGGAGCGGGATCGAAAAGATGTGTACGATGCTTTTAAACGCGTCGTTAGCAAAGCGCCAGAAGTGAGGCACTGCTACCAAATCACAGGCGGCTATGATTTTATGATGGTCGTCACTGTGCCAGATATCCAAGCTTTTGAAAGCTTTGTCGATAGAGTACTTCACACCGAAGCCAACATCCGAAAGTTCCAAACCTCGGTATCACTGCGAACGGTGAAATCCTCAACCGAGGTTCATTTGAAGGAATAG
- a CDS encoding Lrp/AsnC family transcriptional regulator, with product MDKIDKKILRLLQKDGRLTNADLAEQVNVSPATCHRRTHQLFKEGYINEVRAVIAPEKVDRSALVLVGVVLDRSTQESFATFEGAISKLPFILDCHLVAGDFDYFLKVRVKDMADFNKLHSDQLLALPSVRQLRTFFVMKEVKDNAPLAF from the coding sequence ATGGACAAAATTGATAAAAAAATTCTGCGCTTATTACAAAAAGATGGCCGCCTTACCAATGCGGATTTAGCAGAGCAGGTCAACGTGAGTCCGGCTACTTGCCATCGAAGGACACACCAACTTTTTAAAGAGGGCTATATTAACGAAGTACGTGCTGTGATTGCACCTGAGAAAGTAGACCGCAGTGCCTTGGTGTTAGTCGGCGTAGTTTTAGATAGATCAACACAAGAGAGCTTTGCGACGTTTGAAGGTGCTATTTCTAAGTTACCTTTCATTTTGGATTGCCACCTAGTCGCGGGAGATTTTGATTACTTCCTAAAGGTCCGAGTGAAGGACATGGCCGACTTTAATAAACTACATAGTGACCAATTATTGGCGTTGCCAAGTGTTCGGCAATTACGCACTTTTTTTGTCATGAAAGAAGTCAAAGATAACGCGCCATTGGCGTTTTAA
- a CDS encoding Rid family detoxifying hydrolase: MLHSIETELAPSESDVCSQAIKSGNWAFLSGQIPLVVGSNRLLQGSMAEQTAQVFHNLNAVAIASGGSLEQVVKLTIYLKDMSKLAEFNEAMIKYLSSPLPARAVVSVSAMPMDAEVQVEAIMMIPDPVWSLAVT, translated from the coding sequence ATGCTTCATTCAATCGAAACCGAGTTGGCGCCATCCGAATCGGATGTTTGCTCTCAAGCAATAAAGTCTGGTAACTGGGCATTCCTATCTGGGCAAATTCCTCTTGTTGTTGGATCCAATCGTTTATTACAAGGCTCGATGGCCGAACAAACGGCTCAGGTTTTTCATAATTTAAATGCGGTGGCAATCGCATCGGGTGGTTCTCTTGAACAAGTGGTGAAACTGACTATTTATCTTAAAGACATGTCGAAACTTGCAGAATTTAATGAGGCAATGATTAAGTATTTAAGTTCGCCACTTCCTGCGAGGGCGGTTGTCTCGGTCAGTGCAATGCCAATGGATGCTGAAGTGCAGGTGGAAGCCATTATGATGATTCCAGATCCAGTTTGGTCGCTTGCAGTGACTTAA
- a CDS encoding NIPSNAP family protein: MVEKFGGQHNGYFLPSEGANNIALALFTFESLSAYEEYRHQSLSDSDCIKAFEFADRVDCIISYERSFFRPVLG; the protein is encoded by the coding sequence TTGGTTGAAAAATTTGGTGGTCAGCATAATGGTTACTTTCTACCTTCAGAGGGGGCGAATAACATCGCATTAGCGTTATTTACATTCGAGAGCCTATCCGCATACGAAGAGTATCGTCACCAGTCTTTAAGCGATTCTGACTGTATTAAAGCATTTGAATTTGCGGATAGAGTGGACTGTATTATCAGTTACGAGCGTAGCTTTTTTAGACCTGTTCTTGGTTAA
- a CDS encoding M20 family metallopeptidase: protein MTFATAKKLSNNALAPYADLLCDWLATQEDEMIQCLQELVDTDSNSYDKEGVDAAGRLMAAWLEADGIECHWHKSDSSGDVLEARIGSGFDKKDSQPAIFLMGHRDTVFPKGTVATRGFTRDGMTAFGPGVADMKSGLVLNCFVLRGLQYLLNNSDIEELPHPVVGLFTGDEEIGSPEGRHVIQQMVKGAKAVLNAEPGRISGNVVSARKGGASFEIVVKGKAAHSGVNHADGASAIGALALIITDLHALTDYKTGVTTNVGLISGGMSSNTIAPDAKAKLDLRYITKEQMVNAMDAIQAIVDIPKIPGVTASVKLISAFHPFESSMSDTLLKHYQAQAESLGFSVEGEFTGGCSDAGFTSSMGVPTLCGTGPVGAKMHTDGELCLLDTFVPRTQAVAKSVLLLP, encoded by the coding sequence ATGACATTCGCAACAGCAAAAAAGCTAAGCAATAACGCACTCGCGCCTTATGCGGATTTACTCTGTGATTGGCTCGCCACTCAAGAGGACGAGATGATTCAGTGTCTGCAAGAATTAGTTGATACCGATTCTAACAGCTATGACAAAGAAGGCGTTGATGCGGCTGGGCGGTTAATGGCGGCTTGGTTAGAAGCCGACGGTATCGAATGCCACTGGCATAAATCAGATAGTTCTGGCGATGTGTTGGAAGCACGTATTGGCTCTGGATTTGATAAAAAAGATTCTCAGCCGGCCATCTTTTTGATGGGACACAGAGACACAGTTTTCCCAAAAGGCACGGTGGCAACACGCGGCTTTACTCGTGATGGTATGACCGCGTTTGGACCTGGGGTCGCGGATATGAAATCTGGTCTGGTGTTGAATTGTTTTGTGTTAAGAGGTTTGCAGTATTTGTTGAATAACTCTGACATTGAGGAATTGCCTCACCCCGTTGTTGGCTTGTTTACGGGCGATGAAGAAATCGGTTCGCCAGAAGGACGTCATGTTATTCAGCAAATGGTGAAAGGGGCAAAAGCGGTGCTCAATGCTGAACCGGGTCGCATCAGCGGCAATGTGGTATCGGCTCGAAAAGGCGGTGCGAGCTTTGAAATTGTCGTCAAAGGTAAAGCCGCGCATTCAGGAGTAAACCATGCCGATGGCGCTAGTGCGATTGGGGCGTTAGCTTTGATCATCACGGATTTACATGCTCTCACCGATTATAAAACAGGCGTCACGACCAATGTCGGTTTGATTAGCGGTGGCATGTCTTCCAATACCATTGCGCCGGATGCAAAAGCCAAATTGGATTTACGCTACATTACCAAAGAGCAAATGGTGAATGCCATGGACGCGATTCAGGCCATTGTCGATATTCCTAAAATCCCTGGTGTTACAGCGTCGGTAAAACTGATTTCAGCGTTTCATCCGTTTGAATCCAGCATGAGCGATACCTTGCTGAAGCATTACCAGGCGCAAGCAGAATCGCTGGGTTTCTCGGTTGAAGGAGAATTTACCGGTGGCTGTTCTGACGCGGGTTTTACGTCGTCAATGGGCGTTCCGACTTTGTGTGGAACAGGACCTGTGGGGGCGAAAATGCACACCGATGGTGAGCTTTGTTTGCTCGATACCTTTGTTCCACGTACTCAAGCAGTCGCCAAAAGTGTATTGCTTTTGCCGTAG
- a CDS encoding 1-aminocyclopropane-1-carboxylate deaminase gives MNLKKFERYPLTFGPTPIEKLQRLSDHLGNIEVYAKREDCNSGLALGGNKLRKLEYIVPDAIASGADTLVSIGGVQSNHTRLVTATAAKIGMKCRLVQESWVPFEDAVYDRVGNILMSRVMGADIDLVNDGFDIGIRESWKNAIEDVKAKGGIPYPIPAGASVHKYGGLGYVGFAEEVREQEKELGFKFDYIVVCTVTGSTHAGMAVGFAADGRSKNVIGIDASGTPQQTRDQVLAIAKNTAELVELGREMTADDIVINEDYAYPAYGVPSDETNDAIRLVARLEGMMTDPVYEGKSMQGLIGLAQKGFFPEGSKVLYAHLGGVPAINGYSYIYRNG, from the coding sequence ATGAATCTGAAAAAATTTGAACGTTACCCACTTACCTTTGGACCAACGCCAATTGAAAAGCTTCAGCGCCTGTCTGATCACTTAGGCAATATTGAAGTCTATGCGAAACGTGAAGACTGTAATTCTGGTTTGGCACTGGGCGGTAACAAGCTACGTAAATTGGAATACATTGTGCCGGATGCGATTGCATCGGGTGCGGATACCTTGGTCAGTATCGGCGGTGTGCAATCCAACCATACTCGTTTGGTCACCGCGACGGCGGCAAAAATTGGTATGAAATGTCGCTTGGTACAAGAAAGCTGGGTGCCATTTGAAGACGCCGTTTACGACCGTGTTGGTAACATACTGATGAGTCGTGTGATGGGCGCTGACATCGATTTAGTGAATGATGGATTTGATATTGGTATTCGTGAAAGCTGGAAAAACGCCATAGAAGACGTGAAAGCGAAAGGGGGTATTCCGTACCCAATTCCAGCAGGTGCGTCAGTGCATAAGTATGGTGGCTTGGGTTATGTAGGGTTTGCTGAGGAAGTGCGCGAGCAAGAAAAAGAATTAGGCTTCAAGTTCGATTACATTGTGGTTTGTACGGTAACGGGTTCTACTCATGCTGGTATGGCTGTTGGTTTTGCAGCTGATGGTCGTTCTAAAAATGTGATTGGTATCGATGCGTCTGGCACGCCACAGCAAACACGAGATCAAGTGTTGGCGATAGCGAAAAATACCGCCGAATTGGTAGAGCTAGGGCGTGAAATGACCGCTGATGATATCGTTATCAATGAAGATTATGCTTATCCTGCTTATGGCGTGCCATCAGACGAAACAAACGATGCTATTCGTTTAGTTGCTCGTTTAGAAGGTATGATGACAGACCCAGTATATGAAGGGAAATCTATGCAAGGTTTGATTGGTTTAGCGCAAAAAGGTTTTTTCCCTGAAGGTTCTAAAGTACTTTACGCCCACCTTGGTGGGGTTCCTGCTATCAATGGCTATAGTTATATTTATCGTAACGGCTAA
- a CDS encoding winged helix-turn-helix domain-containing protein, producing MIEFKSVKDLARLRRLALASQGLLQKNPFGRGLSGARKAVEHIGYVQIDTISVVERAHHHVLHSRVPKFEPTMTNQLLLDGDVFEYWSHAAAFLPIGDFRFSLPYKNAIKGGQTHWYKEPDEKLMAELLARIAADGPLRSRNIETKSSNNGAGWWDWKPAKKALEQLYMQGDLMVCSCEGFQKVYDLTERVLPSHIDTTVPSMDEFANHLLEQQLRCHGLVSLKGLTYLRRNTGLRKAMKSLVDERLAQDLLAQVTIPNGDIFVIEVNALERRLPRLNNRLLILSPFDNSVIQRDRLKSLFQYDYQIECYVPEPKRQYGYFCLPLLFRGEFIGRMDCKAHRKERRLEIKSLYLELRNETQHFDDDLVIGAFVEAIKEFSQFQQCDSISLTAVEPKHFAQPLRNLFLQMNLG from the coding sequence ATGATCGAATTCAAGTCTGTGAAAGATCTAGCTCGACTGCGTCGTCTTGCTTTGGCGTCCCAGGGGCTGTTACAGAAGAATCCGTTTGGTAGAGGTTTATCTGGTGCGCGTAAGGCGGTTGAACATATTGGTTATGTGCAGATTGATACCATTTCTGTAGTGGAGCGGGCGCATCATCATGTGTTGCACTCTAGAGTGCCGAAGTTTGAGCCTACGATGACCAATCAACTGTTGCTGGATGGCGATGTGTTTGAATATTGGTCCCATGCGGCAGCTTTTCTTCCGATAGGTGATTTTCGCTTTTCCTTACCTTACAAAAATGCCATTAAAGGCGGTCAAACCCATTGGTACAAAGAGCCAGATGAAAAACTAATGGCCGAGCTATTGGCTCGCATTGCTGCTGATGGGCCACTTCGTTCCCGAAATATCGAAACCAAATCCAGTAATAATGGCGCTGGCTGGTGGGATTGGAAACCCGCAAAAAAAGCACTTGAGCAACTCTATATGCAAGGCGACCTCATGGTCTGTTCTTGTGAAGGCTTTCAGAAAGTTTATGATTTAACCGAGCGAGTTTTACCTTCTCACATTGATACAACAGTGCCAAGCATGGACGAGTTTGCGAACCATCTACTTGAGCAGCAATTACGCTGTCATGGTCTGGTTTCGTTAAAAGGATTGACTTATTTACGTCGTAATACTGGGTTGCGTAAAGCGATGAAGAGCCTAGTTGATGAACGCTTGGCACAAGACTTGTTAGCGCAGGTAACCATCCCTAATGGCGATATTTTTGTAATAGAGGTGAACGCATTAGAGCGCCGTTTGCCTCGTTTGAATAATCGCTTATTAATACTGTCGCCCTTTGATAACAGCGTGATTCAGCGTGATCGACTAAAAAGCCTGTTTCAATACGATTATCAGATTGAATGTTATGTGCCGGAACCCAAACGCCAATATGGTTACTTTTGCCTACCGCTATTATTTCGAGGTGAGTTCATAGGTCGTATGGATTGCAAAGCCCACCGTAAAGAGCGACGGTTAGAAATAAAATCTCTGTATCTGGAGCTGCGAAATGAAACACAGCACTTTGATGACGACTTGGTAATTGGTGCCTTTGTTGAAGCTATCAAAGAGTTCAGTCAATTTCAGCAATGTGACTCCATATCCCTGACAGCTGTTGAGCCTAAGCATTTTGCTCAGCCTCTACGTAACCTATTCCTTCAAATGAACCTCGGTTGA